One segment of Pseudanabaena sp. FACHB-2040 DNA contains the following:
- a CDS encoding ABC transporter ATP-binding protein encodes MTEALSFSYPDSSRVVDNVSLHIAAGERVGIIGHNGCGKTTLFMLLCGVLTPSEGNVWLFDEPVQPGQFRPEVGLLFQDPDDQLFSASVADDIAFGPQNMGLEDAEVAVRVQEALALTGLERLANRPPHHLSGGEKQMVAIAGLLAMKPRILLYDEPTASLDLRTRRRLIHFLQQAPETLLISSHDLEFVLEVCDRVLLIDDGRVIADGNAREVMGNQALMEAHGLEKPHSLVLHSEPHHRSGNPPNL; translated from the coding sequence ATGACTGAGGCGCTTAGCTTTTCCTACCCTGACAGTTCTAGGGTGGTAGACAACGTCTCGCTGCACATTGCCGCTGGGGAACGGGTAGGCATCATTGGCCATAACGGCTGTGGCAAAACGACGCTGTTTATGCTGCTGTGCGGGGTTTTGACGCCTTCTGAGGGAAACGTTTGGCTCTTTGACGAGCCGGTGCAGCCAGGGCAGTTTCGGCCTGAGGTGGGCCTGCTGTTTCAAGACCCAGATGATCAGCTTTTTTCGGCCTCCGTGGCCGATGATATTGCCTTTGGGCCGCAGAACATGGGCTTAGAGGATGCGGAGGTGGCAGTGAGGGTGCAGGAGGCGCTGGCGCTGACAGGGCTAGAGCGGTTGGCAAACCGGCCTCCCCACCATCTGTCTGGGGGGGAGAAGCAGATGGTTGCGATCGCAGGTCTGCTCGCTATGAAGCCCCGCATTTTGCTCTACGACGAACCCACCGCTAGCCTCGACCTGCGCACTCGGCGACGGCTGATCCACTTTTTGCAGCAGGCTCCTGAAACCCTGCTGATTTCCTCCCACGACTTAGAGTTTGTGCTGGAGGTGTGCGATCGCGTTTTACTCATCGACGATGGCCGGGTAATTGCCGATGGCAACGCTAGAGAAGTTATGGGCAACCAGGCCCTCATGGAAGCCCACGGGCTGGAAAAGCCGCACTCTCTTGTGCTCCACAGTGAGCCTCACCACCGCAGCGGTAATCCTCCTAACCTCTAA
- the cbiM gene encoding cobalt transporter CbiM gives MHIPDGILPVQVSAGGYAIASLVTWYSLRQINRKSDPTAEIPKASLLTAAFFVGSSIYIPIPPTSIHLILNGLMGVVLGYFAFPAILIGLFFQALIIGHGGLTTLGVNATMMGVPALLAYHIFQLRHSLGRSLPGTWGTGLFAFLGGALGLGLAALVFFVLVITTIPSGFDATTEQTAIVGLSIAHIPLMVIEGAFTATLVLFLQRVKPELLEGVGKS, from the coding sequence GTGCATATTCCCGACGGTATTTTGCCGGTTCAAGTTAGTGCGGGGGGCTATGCGATCGCAAGTCTAGTCACCTGGTATTCCCTGCGCCAAATCAACCGCAAATCCGACCCAACGGCAGAGATTCCCAAGGCGTCGCTGCTAACAGCGGCGTTTTTCGTCGGATCTTCCATCTACATTCCCATTCCGCCTACCAGCATTCACCTGATCTTGAATGGGTTGATGGGGGTTGTTCTGGGCTACTTTGCCTTTCCAGCGATTTTGATCGGGCTGTTTTTTCAGGCCTTGATTATCGGCCACGGCGGACTGACAACCCTGGGGGTAAATGCGACCATGATGGGGGTTCCGGCGCTGCTGGCTTACCACATCTTTCAGCTGCGCCACTCTCTAGGCCGCTCCCTGCCAGGCACCTGGGGTACGGGGCTGTTTGCCTTTTTGGGCGGGGCATTGGGTCTGGGGCTAGCAGCCTTGGTCTTCTTTGTTCTAGTGATTACAACCATTCCCTCTGGGTTTGATGCGACGACTGAGCAAACAGCAATTGTGGGCCTCTCGATTGCTCATATTCCATTAATGGTGATCGAAGGAGCCTTTACGGCAACGCTGGTTCTGTTTTTGCAGCGGGTCAAGCCAGAGCTACTAGAAGGTGTGGGTAAATCGTGA
- a CDS encoding DUF6761 family protein — protein sequence MLQDARTIRYYQRITDALMEQWNRGYRTDELRLYLEGYLTSLRHSDALEPYLIHRLEEEVLRFLHDTSNFVVPEPESEPDYF from the coding sequence ATGCTTCAGGACGCTCGAACGATCCGATATTATCAGCGCATCACTGATGCCCTTATGGAGCAGTGGAACCGAGGATACCGCACCGATGAGCTGCGCCTCTATTTGGAAGGTTACCTAACTTCCCTACGCCACTCCGATGCCCTAGAACCTTACCTGATCCACCGCCTTGAGGAAGAAGTGCTGCGCTTTCTGCACGACACGTCTAACTTTGTTGTGCCTGAACCAGAATCTGAGCCCGATTATTTCTAA
- the grxD gene encoding Grx4 family monothiol glutaredoxin, which translates to MALETQERIQKLVQDNKIMVFMKGNKLMPQCGFSNNVVQILNVLGVPFETCDVLADQEIRQGIKEFSNWPTIPQVYVNGEFVGGSDILIELYQNGQLREMVEVALAS; encoded by the coding sequence ATGGCACTCGAAACCCAAGAGCGAATTCAAAAGCTCGTTCAAGACAACAAGATTATGGTGTTCATGAAGGGCAACAAGCTGATGCCCCAATGTGGATTCTCCAACAACGTTGTTCAGATTCTTAACGTGTTGGGTGTTCCGTTTGAAACTTGTGATGTGCTTGCGGATCAGGAGATCCGTCAGGGCATCAAGGAGTTTTCAAACTGGCCCACAATTCCTCAGGTCTACGTCAATGGCGAATTCGTCGGCGGTTCTGACATCCTGATTGAGCTATACCAAAACGGGCAGCTTCGGGAAATGGTTGAGGTCGCCCTAGCTTCTTAA
- the nadA gene encoding quinolinate synthase NadA: MFTSVSPLSASADIQQDLFEAIEALKQELNAIILAHYYQEPDIQDVADYIGDSLGLSQKAAETDADVIVFAGVHFMAETAKILNPNKLVLLPDLNAGCSLADSCPPEQFARFKATHPNHVVVSYINCTAEIKALSDIICTSSNAVKIVQQIPLDQPIIFAPDRNLGRYVMHQTGRDLVLWEGSCMVHEIFSEKKLVQLRMEYPQAEIVAHPECEEPVLRHAHFVGSTTALLKYVQNSPRDQFIVVTEPGIIHQMQKQMPDKLFIPAPPNHSCACNECPHMRLNTLEKLYLAMKNRQPEVTLSESTRVAALRPIQRMLEMSA; this comes from the coding sequence GTGTTTACCAGTGTCTCACCCCTTTCTGCGTCAGCGGATATTCAGCAAGACCTGTTTGAAGCCATCGAGGCTCTTAAGCAAGAGTTAAACGCCATTATCCTGGCTCACTATTACCAAGAGCCCGATATTCAGGATGTGGCCGACTACATCGGCGATTCTCTAGGGCTTTCTCAGAAGGCAGCAGAGACTGATGCAGATGTCATCGTGTTTGCTGGGGTTCACTTTATGGCAGAAACTGCCAAAATTCTAAACCCGAACAAGCTTGTGCTGCTGCCCGATCTCAATGCTGGTTGTTCTCTAGCAGACAGCTGCCCACCAGAGCAGTTTGCCCGCTTTAAAGCTACCCATCCCAATCACGTAGTTGTGTCCTATATCAACTGCACAGCGGAGATTAAGGCCCTTAGCGACATTATCTGCACTAGCTCCAATGCTGTCAAAATCGTCCAGCAAATTCCCTTAGATCAGCCCATTATCTTCGCCCCCGATCGCAATTTGGGCCGCTATGTTATGCATCAAACGGGGCGTGACCTAGTGCTGTGGGAGGGGAGTTGTATGGTGCACGAGATCTTCTCTGAGAAGAAGCTGGTACAGCTGCGGATGGAGTACCCCCAGGCAGAGATCGTGGCTCATCCCGAATGTGAAGAGCCCGTGCTGCGACATGCTCACTTTGTAGGTTCTACTACGGCTCTGCTGAAGTATGTTCAGAACAGCCCTCGTGACCAATTTATTGTGGTAACTGAGCCAGGGATTATCCACCAGATGCAGAAGCAGATGCCAGACAAGCTGTTTATCCCAGCGCCGCCCAACCACAGCTGTGCCTGCAATGAGTGCCCTCACATGCGGCTCAACACGCTGGAGAAGCTTTATCTTGCCATGAAGAACCGGCAGCCCGAGGTGACTTTGTCTGAAAGTACTCGAGTAGCGGCACTGCGTCCGATCCAGCGGATGTTAGAAATGAGCGCTTGA
- a CDS encoding S8 family serine peptidase, whose product MTETNQMGNSSQLGVSAGHEGLILQRGGEELLLEKVSDRFTTRLRQPEDLETVRARLQPQSVRPVAQGQLIEWTVPPQRLEEILAAARQSAEVIFASHVYRLAVSLQTWVYLTEQLTIQFDLGAAAQGQDATLLEERSLAIASQFGLIRSRPLEGIPNTYIFEVSPTATENPIKIANRLMRLPEVLTAEPNVVVQIDTLYRPSDNLYPKQWHLFHSGSGGGLASSSHIDIEPAWNLTRGSRSVVIAISDDGFDLEHPDLQGLGKLVGPADLKDRDSAPLPMTADENHGTSVAGLAIGEENGSGIVGVAPGCSFMPIRTTGFLDDESIERLFDGAVERGADVISCSWSPASVYYSLSLRQQAALNRAATKGRGGKGCVILFSAGNANRPVSGTVNERNWPNNVVQGQTKWLSGFAVHPDVIAVSASTSLGQKAAYSNWGEHIAIAAPSNNAPPNMALPRVGAVATGPTIQKSLPGLGMVTSDRIQGAGYSSDSYTNSFGGTSSACPVAAGVAGLILSANPNLTAREVREILQSTADKVVDANPDPQLGLHYGSYDKNGHSLWFGYGKVNAFKAVQEARRRLYLGRSVQRVVRSQSTSAVAIADANPAGTSSSIRITDQGQVQDIQVRVEIDHEFLGDIDVSVVAPDGERVLLQGRTLGNQTQLRQTYTLATTPALTRLLRRTAAGNWQLRAVDNAPGATGQILQWELILGI is encoded by the coding sequence ATGACTGAAACAAATCAGATGGGCAACAGCAGCCAGTTGGGCGTCAGTGCTGGTCACGAGGGGCTAATCTTGCAGCGGGGGGGAGAAGAACTGCTGCTGGAGAAGGTGTCTGACCGCTTTACGACCCGGTTGCGACAACCTGAAGATCTAGAAACTGTGCGGGCGCGCCTCCAGCCGCAGTCGGTGCGGCCTGTTGCCCAAGGGCAGTTAATAGAGTGGACAGTGCCACCTCAACGGCTGGAGGAAATCTTAGCAGCGGCACGGCAGTCAGCTGAAGTCATCTTTGCCAGTCATGTCTATCGGCTAGCGGTGAGTCTCCAGACCTGGGTCTACCTGACTGAGCAGCTAACAATTCAATTTGACCTAGGGGCTGCGGCTCAAGGGCAAGATGCAACACTCCTTGAGGAGCGGTCTTTAGCCATCGCATCCCAATTCGGCCTGATCCGTAGCCGACCTTTGGAGGGTATTCCCAACACCTACATTTTTGAGGTGTCGCCCACTGCTACAGAGAACCCGATCAAGATTGCCAATCGCCTGATGCGGTTACCTGAGGTGCTGACAGCAGAGCCTAATGTGGTTGTTCAGATAGACACGCTCTATCGACCCAGCGACAACCTATATCCTAAGCAGTGGCACCTGTTTCACAGCGGCAGCGGCGGCGGATTGGCCTCCTCTTCTCACATTGACATTGAGCCAGCCTGGAACCTAACTCGGGGTAGCCGCTCGGTTGTCATCGCCATCAGTGATGATGGCTTTGATCTAGAGCACCCTGACTTACAGGGTCTGGGGAAGCTGGTTGGACCTGCCGACTTGAAGGATCGAGACAGCGCTCCTCTGCCTATGACTGCCGATGAAAACCATGGCACGTCTGTAGCTGGGTTGGCTATTGGTGAGGAAAACGGCAGTGGCATTGTGGGGGTCGCTCCGGGCTGCTCATTCATGCCGATCCGGACAACCGGATTTTTGGATGATGAGTCGATTGAGCGGCTGTTTGACGGGGCGGTGGAGCGGGGGGCCGACGTGATTTCCTGCAGCTGGTCTCCGGCCTCAGTGTATTACTCGCTGTCGTTGCGGCAGCAGGCGGCGCTTAATCGGGCGGCTACTAAGGGGCGCGGGGGTAAGGGCTGCGTTATTTTGTTCTCGGCAGGCAACGCCAATCGCCCGGTCAGCGGCACAGTGAATGAGCGGAACTGGCCCAACAACGTGGTGCAGGGTCAGACTAAATGGCTCAGCGGTTTTGCGGTGCATCCAGACGTGATTGCTGTGTCGGCTTCGACTAGCCTAGGGCAAAAGGCAGCCTACAGCAATTGGGGGGAGCACATTGCTATTGCGGCTCCTAGCAATAATGCTCCACCCAATATGGCGTTGCCCCGAGTTGGCGCTGTGGCAACTGGGCCGACTATTCAAAAATCGCTACCGGGCTTGGGGATGGTGACTAGCGATCGCATTCAGGGCGCGGGCTATAGCAGCGACAGTTACACCAACAGCTTTGGCGGCACCTCCAGTGCTTGCCCGGTAGCGGCTGGGGTGGCTGGGCTCATTTTATCGGCCAACCCAAATCTAACGGCCCGTGAAGTGCGCGAGATTTTGCAGAGCACAGCCGACAAGGTCGTGGATGCTAACCCCGACCCGCAGCTGGGTCTGCACTACGGTAGCTACGACAAAAATGGCCACTCCCTCTGGTTTGGCTATGGTAAAGTCAACGCCTTTAAAGCTGTGCAGGAAGCTCGCCGACGGCTTTATCTAGGCAGGTCAGTGCAGCGGGTAGTGCGATCGCAATCAACATCTGCTGTTGCCATTGCCGATGCCAATCCGGCGGGGACAAGCAGCTCTATTCGGATCACAGACCAGGGCCAGGTACAGGACATCCAGGTTCGAGTTGAAATAGATCACGAATTTTTGGGCGACATTGATGTGTCAGTGGTTGCCCCTGACGGGGAACGGGTGCTGCTCCAGGGGCGCACTCTGGGAAATCAAACCCAGCTGCGACAAACCTATACACTGGCGACCACGCCAGCGCTAACCCGCTTGCTTAGACGCACGGCCGCTGGTAACTGGCAGCTGCGGGCTGTTGATAATGCACCGGGAGCTACTGGGCAGATTTTGCAGTGGGAGTTGATTTTAGGGATTTAG
- a CDS encoding GNAT family N-acetyltransferase, whose amino-acid sequence MDIRYARSETELSRCFPVMVQLRPHLSQAEFINRVLQQRQEGYQLVYVQAEDGVKAVAGFRIQNLLAHGRILYVDDLVTDASSRSQSYGKQLITWLHEQAQAQGCSSLQLDSGVQRADAHRFYFREGLVITSFRFVKPL is encoded by the coding sequence ATGGATATCCGCTATGCCCGATCTGAAACCGAGTTGAGCCGCTGCTTTCCGGTGATGGTGCAACTTAGACCGCACCTGAGCCAGGCAGAATTTATCAACCGGGTTCTGCAGCAGCGACAGGAGGGCTATCAGCTGGTCTACGTTCAGGCGGAAGATGGGGTAAAAGCCGTAGCAGGCTTCCGGATTCAGAATCTGTTGGCCCACGGCCGCATTTTATATGTCGATGATTTGGTGACCGATGCGAGCAGCCGCTCCCAAAGCTACGGCAAGCAGCTCATCACCTGGCTCCATGAGCAGGCCCAAGCCCAAGGCTGCAGCTCTTTGCAGCTAGACAGTGGCGTGCAGCGAGCCGATGCTCACCGCTTTTACTTCCGAGAAGGGCTGGTGATCACGTCGTTTCGCTTCGTTAAGCCCCTCTAG
- the tadA gene encoding tRNA adenosine(34) deaminase TadA, with protein MPFEIPPSALSDPTYLRHRHWMRRALELAEAAGEAGEVPVGAVIIDPEDQLIAEAANRRERDHDPTAHAEILALRQAGQVRGTWHLNDCTLYVTLEPCPMCAGALIQSRLGLLVYGADDPKAGAIRTVLNLPDSACSNHVLAVLPGILTTPCRQQLRTWFADRRSTNRQS; from the coding sequence ATGCCCTTTGAAATTCCCCCATCGGCTCTATCAGACCCCACTTATCTACGCCACCGACACTGGATGAGGCGGGCGCTAGAGTTGGCAGAAGCGGCAGGCGAAGCAGGCGAAGTGCCCGTAGGAGCCGTCATTATTGACCCCGAGGATCAGCTCATTGCCGAGGCTGCCAACCGCCGGGAACGAGACCACGACCCCACTGCCCATGCTGAAATTTTGGCTCTGCGGCAAGCCGGCCAAGTTCGAGGTACCTGGCATCTCAATGACTGCACCCTATATGTCACATTGGAGCCCTGCCCTATGTGTGCCGGTGCCCTCATTCAAAGCCGGTTAGGGCTACTGGTCTATGGAGCCGATGATCCCAAAGCAGGCGCTATTAGAACGGTTTTGAACCTGCCAGACAGCGCCTGTTCCAATCATGTTTTGGCCGTTTTACCCGGCATTTTGACAACTCCCTGCCGTCAACAGCTACGCACCTGGTTTGCCGACCGCCGCAGCACTAATCGCCAGTCGTGA
- a CDS encoding BolA family transcriptional regulator gives MISPDQVEAMIKAGLPDAQVQVEDLTGGGDHYQVTVVSSQFEGRSLVQQHQLVYGAVRQAMSSEAIHALALKTFTPDAWASGRSA, from the coding sequence ATGATCAGCCCAGATCAGGTTGAAGCGATGATCAAGGCCGGGCTGCCCGATGCACAGGTCCAGGTTGAGGATCTAACTGGCGGCGGTGACCACTATCAGGTCACCGTCGTTTCGTCTCAGTTTGAGGGCCGCAGCCTGGTGCAGCAGCATCAGCTCGTTTATGGGGCTGTACGGCAAGCCATGTCTTCTGAAGCCATTCACGCCTTGGCCCTCAAAACTTTCACCCCGGATGCTTGGGCTTCCGGTCGTTCGGCTTAA
- a CDS encoding lysophospholipid acyltransferase family protein, protein MVSLFPLTMPTLQLPTKKVALTQTKPTTSRCSPLLTPLAYFLGQRLVLPFYFGKISVSGQENLPTSGPVILAPTHRARWDSLVLPMVAGRPATGRDLRFMVTADEVKGLQGWFIRRLGGFAVNVRRPTISSLRHGIDLLLGEAMLVIFPEGGIFRDNRVHRLKPGLARLAVQAEAINPKLDVQIVPISLHYDTPFPTWRSNVQIVIGRPILVANYVGDNPNADTLKANAKLLTADLQKALIILSEDPQYPSADA, encoded by the coding sequence ATGGTTTCACTGTTCCCGTTAACTATGCCAACTCTCCAGCTTCCAACCAAAAAAGTGGCGCTGACCCAAACTAAACCCACGACCTCCCGCTGCTCCCCGCTACTAACGCCCCTGGCCTACTTTCTGGGCCAGCGCCTTGTTCTTCCCTTTTACTTTGGCAAAATCTCAGTGAGCGGTCAGGAAAACCTGCCTACCAGCGGCCCTGTGATCTTGGCCCCTACCCACCGGGCGCGATGGGATTCTCTAGTGCTGCCCATGGTAGCGGGCCGACCCGCCACCGGACGTGACCTGCGCTTCATGGTCACTGCTGACGAGGTCAAAGGTCTGCAGGGCTGGTTTATTCGGCGACTGGGCGGCTTTGCTGTTAACGTGAGACGGCCTACCATTTCTAGCCTGCGCCACGGCATTGACCTCCTTCTAGGCGAAGCGATGCTGGTTATCTTTCCGGAAGGCGGCATTTTTCGCGACAACCGGGTACACCGCCTAAAGCCCGGCTTAGCCCGCCTAGCTGTTCAGGCCGAGGCGATTAATCCAAAGCTAGACGTGCAAATCGTCCCTATCAGTCTGCATTACGACACCCCTTTTCCCACCTGGCGCAGTAATGTTCAGATTGTCATCGGTAGGCCAATTCTAGTGGCTAACTACGTGGGAGACAATCCCAATGCCGATACCCTCAAAGCCAATGCCAAGCTCCTCACAGCTGACCTACAAAAGGCCCTAATCATCCTCTCAGAAGATCCCCAATATCCCTCAGCCGATGCCTAA
- a CDS encoding TenA family transcriptional regulator, protein MAITCEHLIDAHPTAWQQATVHPFLSGCQTGTIRPEQFNTWLVQDYLFVKEFTRMLARVLAAAPDTNLDSLLSGLGALKDELLWFQAKAAERQLELNTPRQATCQQYCEFMASLVTVPYAVQATALWAIEYAYNQGWQLPGPMPQPYSEFADRWGNLGFTEYVKILAQQADVALATATPEAQQQAQAAFLRVAALEADFWQMAFNAVV, encoded by the coding sequence ATGGCGATTACCTGCGAGCATTTGATTGACGCCCATCCAACCGCCTGGCAGCAGGCCACTGTTCATCCTTTTTTGAGCGGCTGTCAGACCGGCACGATTCGCCCGGAGCAGTTTAATACCTGGTTGGTGCAGGACTATCTCTTTGTCAAGGAGTTTACCCGGATGCTGGCTCGGGTACTGGCAGCTGCCCCAGACACCAATCTCGACAGCCTGCTAAGCGGCCTTGGAGCCCTAAAGGATGAACTGCTCTGGTTTCAGGCCAAAGCCGCCGAGCGGCAGCTAGAGCTAAACACACCCCGTCAGGCCACCTGCCAGCAGTACTGCGAGTTTATGGCCAGCCTAGTAACAGTGCCCTATGCCGTTCAGGCAACGGCTCTTTGGGCCATTGAGTATGCTTACAATCAGGGCTGGCAACTGCCGGGGCCTATGCCCCAGCCCTACAGTGAATTTGCCGACCGCTGGGGCAATCTGGGCTTTACTGAATATGTCAAAATCTTGGCTCAGCAGGCTGATGTCGCGCTGGCAACAGCAACCCCAGAGGCGCAGCAGCAGGCCCAGGCAGCTTTTCTGCGGGTAGCCGCACTAGAGGCAGACTTTTGGCAAATGGCTTTCAACGCAGTTGTGTGA
- the cbiQ gene encoding cobalt ECF transporter T component CbiQ produces the protein MVILTHQEAYIQLASPIHRWLPQQKLIGLFALMFAFAAVRQLALLVPMLAVTAVLYGLSQLPISFLGQRLRYPGMFILAVVLVLPLASGETVLWQWGWLAVRQEGLQTMGLVLGRFLSILTLGFILLGTTPFLSLIKAMRSLGLPAILTDMTLLSYRYLYEIADTLAIMQQAMQLRGFGQTRQRRLRLDRRVLQQLASLIGTLLIRSYERSERVYKAMRLRGYGRPQEPVKTVRAGQKRLPDKVGWALTGATLSLAVGFVVAEVALSRL, from the coding sequence ATCGTGATCCTGACGCATCAAGAGGCTTATATTCAGCTGGCATCGCCGATTCACCGTTGGCTGCCCCAGCAAAAGCTGATTGGCCTTTTTGCCCTCATGTTTGCCTTTGCTGCGGTGCGGCAACTGGCGCTGCTGGTGCCTATGCTGGCGGTCACGGCAGTTTTGTATGGCCTATCGCAGCTGCCCATTTCCTTTCTAGGTCAGCGGCTGCGCTATCCAGGCATGTTTATTCTGGCGGTCGTGCTAGTGCTGCCACTGGCGTCGGGAGAGACTGTCTTGTGGCAGTGGGGCTGGCTAGCAGTGCGGCAGGAAGGACTGCAGACTATGGGGTTAGTGCTGGGCCGATTTTTGTCAATTTTGACATTAGGCTTTATTTTGTTAGGGACTACCCCGTTTTTATCCCTGATTAAGGCCATGCGTTCCTTGGGGTTGCCTGCGATTTTGACTGACATGACCTTACTGTCTTACCGCTATCTCTACGAAATTGCCGATACCTTGGCAATCATGCAGCAGGCGATGCAGCTGCGAGGCTTTGGTCAGACCCGTCAGCGGCGGCTGCGGCTAGATCGGCGCGTGCTGCAACAGCTTGCCTCGCTGATCGGTACCCTGCTGATTCGGAGCTACGAGCGCTCAGAGCGGGTGTATAAGGCTATGCGGCTACGTGGGTATGGCAGGCCGCAGGAGCCAGTCAAAACAGTCAGGGCAGGGCAAAAGCGGCTGCCTGATAAAGTAGGTTGGGCCTTGACGGGGGCAACCCTGTCGCTAGCGGTTGGTTTTGTGGTTGCTGAGGTGGCGCTGTCGAGGTTATGA
- a CDS encoding response regulator, translating to MGSVSVQIIEGNPHLRSLLGWHLQQAGYRVYQSADIARARETFQTRHPDLVILDSQLPDGDGLELCRWLHGQGQPLVLILSASNGESDIVTGLKAGADDYLTKPFGMQEFLARVEALTRRIRTLAAPASLAYGDLNIDLVQRRVRFRNDFIDLTPQEFSLLFVLTQAAGSPLSRTDLLRRAWPDAIDNPRTVDTHILSLRKKIEVDPRQPSIIQTVRNVGYRFNIERAIAEAAAQNHNGHISQPSLASS from the coding sequence GTGGGATCTGTTTCAGTTCAAATCATTGAAGGCAATCCCCATCTGCGATCGCTGCTCGGCTGGCACCTCCAGCAGGCTGGCTATAGGGTCTACCAGTCAGCAGATATCGCGCGGGCAAGAGAAACCTTCCAAACCCGCCACCCAGACCTGGTTATTTTAGACTCTCAACTTCCTGACGGGGACGGTTTAGAGCTGTGTCGCTGGCTGCATGGGCAGGGGCAACCTTTGGTGCTGATTTTGTCCGCTAGCAACGGGGAGTCGGATATTGTCACTGGCCTCAAAGCAGGAGCCGATGACTATTTGACTAAGCCCTTTGGGATGCAGGAGTTTTTGGCGCGGGTAGAAGCCCTAACCCGTCGCATTCGCACCCTAGCAGCGCCCGCTTCTCTAGCCTACGGTGACCTTAATATCGACCTAGTACAGCGGCGAGTTCGGTTCCGCAACGACTTTATTGATCTTACGCCTCAGGAGTTTAGCCTGCTCTTTGTGCTGACCCAAGCAGCAGGCTCGCCTCTGAGCCGCACTGATTTGCTGCGTCGGGCCTGGCCCGATGCCATTGATAACCCCCGTACCGTTGATACGCATATTCTCTCTCTACGCAAGAAGATCGAGGTTGACCCCCGGCAACCCAGCATTATCCAAACCGTTCGCAACGTTGGCTATCGGTTCAATATCGAGCGCGCCATTGCTGAAGCCGCAGCCCAAAACCATAACGGCCACATCAGTCAGCCCAGTCTTGCATCCTCCTGA
- a CDS encoding basic amino acid ABC transporter substrate-binding protein encodes MQVTRSKLLRRFALSLGVGFLAVACSVNRNTTTPPADSAPVDLDKPLKVGTAPPFPPFEMKDAQGELVGFDIDLLTAISEQTGQTFEIETLAFEEIIPALQDGRLDAAISAISVTPERSQAVDFSHPYLDAGLVIAVRQNEQAISSEADLEGKTLAVQLNTAGASQAIEIMGSKIIPFSTADEAIAALVEGRADAVIHDKPAVLHAIATQNLDTVRLLKRPLTYQVYGIALPPESPHTATLNEAIETLVENGTYTQIYEKWFGTAAAKVP; translated from the coding sequence ATGCAGGTGACTCGCTCAAAGCTGTTGCGCCGATTTGCTTTGAGCTTAGGAGTTGGATTTCTAGCGGTGGCCTGTAGCGTGAACCGCAACACAACGACGCCACCAGCAGACAGCGCTCCAGTTGACTTGGACAAGCCTTTGAAAGTAGGCACGGCCCCCCCTTTTCCGCCTTTTGAAATGAAGGATGCCCAGGGTGAACTAGTGGGGTTTGATATTGATCTGTTGACCGCTATTAGTGAACAGACAGGGCAAACGTTTGAGATCGAAACGCTGGCCTTTGAGGAAATTATCCCAGCACTTCAAGACGGTAGGCTAGATGCCGCAATTAGCGCTATTTCTGTTACCCCAGAGCGATCGCAAGCCGTCGATTTTTCCCATCCTTACCTGGACGCAGGGCTGGTGATTGCGGTGCGCCAGAACGAGCAAGCTATCTCCTCTGAAGCTGACCTTGAGGGCAAAACCCTAGCGGTGCAGCTCAATACGGCAGGGGCCAGTCAGGCTATTGAGATTATGGGCTCTAAAATTATCCCCTTCAGCACGGCAGATGAAGCTATTGCAGCTTTGGTTGAGGGCAGGGCTGATGCCGTGATTCACGATAAGCCTGCGGTTTTACATGCGATCGCAACCCAAAATCTAGACACCGTTCGCCTGCTGAAGCGACCTTTGACCTATCAGGTCTACGGCATCGCACTGCCCCCAGAATCGCCCCACACCGCCACCCTCAACGAAGCCATAGAAACCTTGGTAGAAAACGGCACCTACACTCAGATCTATGAAAAATGGTTCGGCACAGCCGCCGCTAAGGTTCCCTAA